The following coding sequences are from one Lysinibacillus sp. FSL W8-0992 window:
- a CDS encoding YfcC family protein translates to MSHVQQKTSKKEIKKSRTINVYVLLLIVLLVATVFTHIIPAGEYARIDFNGREIVDSDSFKYVDKSPASFFDFFKAIHSGMVSAADIIFFVLIIGGAFGVLTATGTIETLMVVVSRKLANKEKWLIPVMMLFFALGGSLMGMSEETLVYIPILIPLAIALGFDVLTGAAIVLIGASIGFTTAIMNPFTVGIAQGIAGLPIFSGMMYRIILFILMYVIAVGFVYRHAMKVKRERSLGYFADYQTIGLEKIIDSNIVLEKKHKLVLGYFLFNFVVLVIGVIKFQWYITEIASLFILSGIIMGILGKLSSDQIVQSFMNGAAGLVTGALVIGVSRATLIVLEQGHIIDTILYHTSSALQHVPPVFSSAGMFILQSFIHFVVPSGSGQAALTMPIMAPLADLLGVTRQTAVLSFSMADGIGNIIFPTSGYFMAALSLAKIPWSRWAKWVWPLILVQYGIGIISVIIAQTLKYGPY, encoded by the coding sequence ATGAGTCACGTTCAGCAAAAAACTTCAAAAAAAGAAATAAAAAAATCAAGAACAATTAATGTATATGTTCTTCTATTAATTGTTTTGCTGGTTGCTACTGTATTTACGCATATTATTCCAGCAGGAGAGTATGCAAGGATAGATTTTAATGGTCGAGAGATAGTAGATTCAGATTCATTTAAATATGTTGATAAATCACCAGCATCATTCTTCGATTTTTTCAAGGCAATACATTCTGGTATGGTTAGTGCCGCAGATATTATCTTTTTTGTTTTAATAATTGGAGGAGCATTTGGTGTACTCACAGCTACAGGTACAATTGAAACCTTAATGGTAGTTGTATCAAGAAAGTTGGCTAATAAAGAAAAATGGCTAATCCCAGTAATGATGTTATTTTTCGCTTTAGGTGGATCTCTTATGGGTATGTCGGAAGAAACGCTTGTTTATATTCCAATCCTTATTCCTCTTGCAATTGCTCTAGGTTTTGATGTACTTACCGGTGCAGCAATAGTGTTGATTGGAGCTTCAATTGGCTTTACAACTGCCATAATGAATCCTTTTACTGTGGGGATTGCTCAAGGAATTGCAGGACTCCCAATTTTCTCAGGAATGATGTATAGAATCATACTGTTTATTCTTATGTATGTTATTGCTGTAGGGTTTGTCTATAGACATGCAATGAAAGTCAAAAGAGAACGTTCATTAGGATATTTTGCTGACTATCAAACTATAGGATTAGAAAAAATAATTGACTCAAATATAGTTCTTGAAAAAAAACATAAATTGGTTCTTGGATATTTTTTGTTTAACTTTGTAGTTTTAGTTATTGGTGTTATTAAATTTCAATGGTATATCACTGAAATTGCTAGTTTATTTATTTTGTCAGGAATTATTATGGGGATTTTAGGGAAACTTTCAAGTGATCAAATAGTTCAATCCTTTATGAATGGGGCAGCAGGTTTAGTTACTGGAGCATTGGTAATTGGGGTATCAAGAGCTACTCTAATCGTCTTAGAGCAGGGGCATATTATTGATACAATTTTATATCATACATCATCTGCTCTTCAACATGTTCCACCTGTATTTAGTTCAGCAGGAATGTTTATTCTCCAATCCTTCATTCACTTTGTTGTTCCATCAGGAAGTGGCCAAGCTGCATTAACTATGCCTATTATGGCACCTCTTGCAGATTTACTAGGAGTAACCCGACAAACAGCAGTTCTTTCCTTTTCCATGGCAGATGGAATTGGTAATATAATTTTCCCTACATCGGGATATTTCATGGCAGCGCTTTCATTAGCTAAAATTCCTTGGAGTCGTTGGGCAAAGTGGGTATGGCCATTAATTTTAGTACAGTATGGAATCGGGATTATTTCCGTTATTATTGCACAAACATTAAAATATGGACCGTATTAG
- a CDS encoding M20 metallopeptidase family protein: MNNTVLSDDLISRTIETRRYLHQYPELSGQEYKTSKFIQEKLLTFNIELLDFDEPSVVGFLKGSKGDKTIALRADIDALPIMEEGDKPYISKVPGVAHACGHDGHVAVLLAVAEWLSTNREKIEHNVIFIFQSSEEMTPSGAKALIDQGVLNNVDSIFGLHLWQGEERGKMGFTYGSMMASADEFEIIIKGKGGHGAAPHETIDPIYISTYLIQALQSIISRTLNPVHPGVISIGKIEAGTTFNIIPDSAKVFGTVRALTPETVKIMREQIIQLTAGICESFGASGEVNYFLGTPPLVNDLNDSKFVEKVIQDSFGKEVIKLIDPVMAGEDFSHYLLEKPGAFIFVGMGSEKSNYPHHHPRFDIDEGVFPTAIQLLIDIVKNYR, translated from the coding sequence ATGAACAACACGGTTTTAAGTGATGATTTAATATCCCGGACTATTGAAACTAGGAGATATTTACATCAATACCCAGAATTATCAGGACAAGAATATAAAACTTCTAAATTTATTCAAGAAAAGCTACTAACATTTAATATTGAGTTATTGGATTTTGATGAACCTAGTGTTGTAGGTTTTTTAAAAGGTTCAAAAGGTGATAAAACTATTGCATTAAGAGCTGATATTGATGCACTACCAATAATGGAAGAAGGGGACAAGCCCTATATTTCAAAAGTACCTGGAGTGGCGCATGCATGTGGACATGATGGTCATGTTGCTGTTCTATTAGCGGTAGCAGAATGGCTTTCAACAAATAGAGAAAAAATTGAACATAATGTTATTTTTATCTTTCAGTCTTCTGAAGAAATGACTCCAAGTGGAGCAAAAGCATTAATAGATCAAGGTGTTCTAAATAATGTTGATTCAATATTTGGTCTGCATTTATGGCAAGGAGAAGAAAGAGGGAAAATGGGTTTTACATATGGCTCAATGATGGCCTCTGCTGATGAATTTGAAATTATTATTAAAGGAAAAGGAGGACATGGAGCTGCACCTCATGAAACTATTGATCCTATATATATTTCCACATATTTAATTCAGGCATTGCAATCAATTATCAGTAGAACTTTAAATCCAGTACATCCTGGTGTAATTTCAATTGGAAAAATAGAAGCTGGAACAACGTTTAATATTATACCTGATTCTGCGAAAGTTTTTGGCACAGTACGAGCCTTAACGCCTGAAACAGTAAAAATAATGAGGGAACAAATTATTCAATTAACGGCAGGGATCTGTGAATCCTTTGGAGCTTCTGGAGAAGTTAATTATTTCTTAGGGACACCACCACTGGTGAATGACCTAAATGATTCTAAGTTTGTTGAAAAAGTTATTCAAGATTCATTTGGTAAAGAAGTCATCAAACTTATCGATCCAGTAATGGCTGGTGAAGATTTCTCACATTATTTATTAGAAAAACCAGGGGCTTTTATTTTTGTAGGGATGGGTAGTGAAAAGAGTAATTATCCTCATCACCATCCACGTTTCGATATTGATGAAGGTGTTTTTCCAACTGCAATTCAATTGTTAATTGATATTGTAAAGAACTATCGATAA
- a CDS encoding MarR family winged helix-turn-helix transcriptional regulator, producing MIEILREIGMIARCLDSISNIEFKELHLSKGQYLYLVRICENPGIIQEKLSEMIKVDKTTVAHAVKKLEAQGFVEKKDDFENKKIKRLYPTKKGEDIYLLLKREEEHSDIVAHRGIDKEEAQAVLKTLKKIRRNIEIDWELLKKGEERKY from the coding sequence ATGATAGAGATACTTCGCGAAATTGGAATGATTGCTAGATGCTTGGATTCTATTAGTAATATAGAATTTAAAGAATTGCATTTATCTAAAGGACAATATTTATATCTTGTAAGAATTTGTGAGAATCCTGGTATTATTCAAGAGAAACTATCAGAAATGATTAAAGTTGATAAAACCACTGTTGCTCATGCAGTAAAAAAATTAGAAGCACAAGGATTTGTAGAAAAAAAGGACGATTTTGAAAATAAAAAAATTAAAAGGTTATACCCTACTAAGAAAGGTGAAGACATTTATCTTTTATTAAAACGAGAAGAAGAACATTCCGACATAGTTGCACATAGAGGGATTGATAAAGAAGAAGCACAAGCTGTTTTAAAAACATTAAAAAAAATAAGAAGAAATATAGAGATTGATTGGGAGTTACTAAAAAAAGGTGAAGAGAGAAAATATTAA
- a CDS encoding ornithine cyclodeaminase family protein, whose product MFEIRILSKEDVKKLISIQQVIEVVESVYKAKSDGLTDVWPTVFYEFNRGKADLDIKSGYLKSKQLFGHKTVTWFGDNTEKGIPTLIGMIAVFDAETGMPIGMTDAAYITGMRTGAAGALGAKYLAREDAENLLIVGAGNQAIFQIAATLTTIPTIKKVRVASQQLANANSFVEGISQQLKHQFGINVDNIEFEAVDDLEQAVNNSHIIITVTPSRNPIIRKEWLQKGTHISCIGADMEGKQEIDSEILPSSLIFVDDMMHCKEVGEIEIPLKQGIINETNIIGELGDLIVGKVKGRTSNDQITIFDATGMALLDIATADLALKEAEKNKLGSKTNI is encoded by the coding sequence ATGTTTGAAATTCGTATACTTAGTAAGGAAGATGTAAAAAAATTAATTTCAATCCAACAAGTTATAGAAGTTGTTGAAAGTGTCTATAAAGCAAAGAGTGATGGCTTAACAGATGTATGGCCAACAGTATTTTATGAATTCAACCGAGGTAAAGCAGATTTAGATATTAAATCAGGTTACTTAAAAAGTAAGCAACTTTTCGGGCATAAAACTGTCACATGGTTTGGAGATAATACCGAAAAAGGAATTCCAACACTAATTGGTATGATTGCTGTATTTGATGCAGAAACTGGTATGCCAATAGGTATGACAGATGCTGCTTATATTACTGGTATGAGAACTGGAGCAGCTGGTGCATTAGGTGCTAAATATTTGGCTAGAGAAGACGCAGAAAACTTATTAATTGTGGGTGCTGGAAATCAAGCTATCTTCCAAATTGCGGCTACATTGACAACAATACCTACGATTAAAAAAGTACGAGTAGCTTCACAGCAACTAGCCAATGCAAATAGTTTTGTTGAAGGAATTTCTCAACAACTTAAACATCAATTCGGTATTAACGTTGATAATATTGAATTCGAAGCTGTAGATGATTTAGAACAAGCTGTAAATAATAGTCATATTATCATTACAGTTACCCCTTCAAGAAACCCAATCATCAGAAAAGAATGGTTGCAAAAAGGAACTCACATTTCTTGTATTGGAGCTGATATGGAAGGAAAGCAAGAAATAGATTCTGAAATACTGCCCTCTTCCTTAATTTTTGTAGACGATATGATGCATTGCAAAGAGGTTGGTGAAATAGAAATTCCTCTTAAGCAAGGCATTATAAATGAAACAAATATTATCGGAGAATTAGGCGATTTAATAGTTGGTAAAGTTAAGGGAAGAACAAGTAACGATCAAATAACAATTTTTGATGCTACCGGCATGGCACTTTTAGATATTGCTACAGCTGATTTGGCACTAAAGGAAGCAGAAAAAAATAAACTTGGTTCAAAAACTAATATTTAA
- a CDS encoding threonine ammonia-lyase, whose amino-acid sequence MSLQFKEIQEAYTRIKKYVPTTPLEESYYLGNQNQRYFFKLESFQRAKSFKIRGALNKMMTLTTEEKERGIGTISSGNHGSSVSYAASILGIKNAKVIVPKNTPQSKIDKIKYFGADVMLMGNSYDEAHALGMTYIEENGLTFIDAYYSDPKIYAGQGTVAIEILEQKPDIDTIVVPIGGGGLITGIAVAAKSIKPDIRIIGVQTEACPAMINSYRDKTFYEEYPSEESICDALIGGIGKLSYEIAKDYVDEFLMVSEESIAKAVSFMAKEEKYIAEAASSTTVAAIMEHREKIGGQNIALVISGGNIDGKLLTSIMAKY is encoded by the coding sequence ATGAGTTTACAATTTAAAGAAATCCAAGAAGCTTACACACGTATTAAGAAGTATGTACCCACTACACCCTTAGAAGAATCTTATTATTTAGGGAATCAAAATCAACGCTATTTCTTTAAACTTGAATCATTTCAAAGAGCAAAAAGTTTTAAAATTCGTGGTGCATTAAATAAAATGATGACTCTAACCACAGAAGAAAAAGAACGTGGTATTGGAACTATTTCTTCTGGAAATCACGGAAGCTCTGTTAGTTATGCAGCTTCAATCCTTGGTATCAAAAATGCAAAAGTTATTGTTCCTAAAAATACACCTCAAAGTAAAATAGATAAAATTAAATATTTTGGTGCTGATGTTATGCTGATGGGAAATAGTTATGATGAGGCACATGCTCTCGGAATGACTTATATAGAAGAAAATGGTCTTACATTTATAGATGCATATTATAGCGATCCCAAAATATATGCTGGTCAAGGAACAGTTGCTATAGAAATTTTAGAACAAAAGCCTGATATAGATACGATTGTTGTACCAATTGGTGGTGGTGGCTTGATAACAGGCATTGCAGTTGCCGCTAAATCAATTAAGCCAGATATACGTATTATTGGTGTGCAAACAGAAGCATGCCCAGCAATGATAAATTCTTATAGAGATAAAACCTTTTACGAAGAATACCCAAGTGAAGAGTCAATCTGTGATGCTTTAATTGGAGGTATAGGAAAGTTAAGTTATGAAATAGCGAAAGATTATGTTGATGAATTTCTTATGGTTTCAGAAGAGTCAATTGCCAAAGCTGTTAGTTTTATGGCAAAGGAAGAAAAGTATATTGCAGAAGCTGCAAGTTCTACGACTGTAGCTGCAATAATGGAACACAGAGAAAAAATTGGTGGTCAAAATATAGCACTTGTTATATCAGGTGGAAATATTGATGGAAAACTCTTAACGTCTATTATGGCGAAGTATTAA